In a single window of the Dreissena polymorpha isolate Duluth1 chromosome 3, UMN_Dpol_1.0, whole genome shotgun sequence genome:
- the LOC127874192 gene encoding uncharacterized protein LOC127874192, translating to MAEMAKQRSPNFSMQENSLLSQLMGEEYKDTGLSRHKYNIHRFTSKISRVTKNEMWAEIAEMFSANTTGPHRTADQLEKKWENNVSKHRGIYNDHQRLLSLTGSAPFQSKYDIITESVMAVVGKESAAVQGVAPFTLDTTFIQLTDTSQATTVEPPSPAPPQQCDNRAVKRRLDTNGEHAVSAVKPATTCCSHCSLNELNVLKKRKMELQIRLYKAQLARLGEE from the exons ATGGCTGAGATGGCAAAGCAGAGATCGCCTAATTTTTCTATGCAAGAAAACTCTCTCCTTTCTCAGCTTATGGGCGAGGAATATAAAGACACGGGCCTTTCGCGTCACAAGTACAATATCCATAGGTTTACCAGCA AGATTTCCAGGGTAACCAAGAATGAGATGTGGGCTGAAATTGCAGAAATGTTCTCTGCAAATACCACTGGTCCACATCGCACAGCAGACCAGCTTgaaaaaaaatgggaaaacaaTGTCTCCAAGCACAGGGGGATATATAATGATCACCAGCGCCTGCTAAGTTTGACTG GAAGTGCTCCCTTCCAGTCAAAATATGATATTATAACTGAGTCCGTCATGGCAGTTGTTGGAAAGGAGAGTGCGGCTGTGCAAGGCGTTGCCCCATTCACCCTGGATACAACCTTTATCCAGTTGACAGACACAAG tcAAGCAACAACAGTTGAACCACCATCACCTGCACCGCCACAACAATGTGACAACAGAGCTGTGAAAAGAAG ACTCGATACAAATGGGGAACATGCTGTTTCTGCAGTCAAACCAGCTACCACATG TTGCAGTCATTGTAGTCTGAACGAACTGAATGTTCTGAAGAAGAGAAAGATGGAACTACAAATTAGACTGTACAAGGCCCAGTTGGCGCGACTTGGCGAAGAATAA
- the LOC127874191 gene encoding putative nuclease HARBI1, with protein MPRRNFRERVDVLDKLNNTELIERYRFDRDGILFLNQQLEHIISPTTQRNHSLNSIEKILLTLRYFASSSIQLNDGDIHAVSQPTVSRSITAVIDALTLPEIVRQYICLPTTLWDVRQQKTDFFNVAGFPNVIGVVDGTHIQIQAPTVDEPQYVNRMGYHSINTQIIFDASYHIRDIVPRWPGSVHDARILRNSGVYQFMEDNIEQERHQYLLGDSGYPCKRWLLTPFLRPDGEHQLNFNIAHKRTRSVVERGIGQLKRRWGVLHGEIRMQPLKACKIILCCGVLHNICKTRNIQMDEVNIEELPDQPEHYAGLEDGLHYRNVIANTFF; from the exons ATGCCAAGAAGAAACTTCCGTGAACGTGTAGATgttttagataaattaaataacactGAATTAATTGAAAGATACAGATTTGACAGAGatggaattttatttttaaaccagcAGCTTGAGCACATTATATCTCCCACAACTCAAAGAAATCACAGTCTCAACagcattgaaaaaatattattaacactGCGCTATTTTGCCTCATCAAGCATACAACTTAATGACGGTGACATCCATGCCGTAAGTCAACCAACAGTCTCTCGGTCGATTACTGCAGTAATCGATGCCCTGACACTGCCTGAAATTGTGAGGCAATATATTTGTCTGCCCACAACTTTATGGGATGTCAGACAACAGAAAACGGACTTTTTTAATGTTGCTGGCTTTCCCAACGTTATTGGGGTTGTAGATGGAACACATATCCAGATACAGGCACCAACAGTTGATGAACCACAATATGTCAATAGAATGGGGTACCACTCCATTAACACACAG ATCATTTTTGATGCTAGCTACCATATTAGAGATATTGTTCCAAGATGGCCAGGTTCGGTTCATGATGCCCGAATCCTTCGTAACAGTGGAGTGTACCAGTTCATGGAGGACAACATTGAGCAAGAAAGACACCAATACTTGCTGGGGGATTCGGGCTACCCCTGTAAACGCTGGCTTTTGACCCCATTTTTACGGCCTGATGGTGAACATCAACTTAACTTCAACAT TGCTCATAAACGAACCAGGTCTGTGGTGGAGAGAGGGATAGGGCAGCTGAAACGAAGATGGGGTGTGCTTCATGGGGAGATAAGAATGCAGCCACTCAAAGCATGCAA gATCATTTTGTGTTGTGGTGTATTGCACAATATCTGCAAAACTAGGAACATTCAAATGGATGAAGTGAACATTGAAGAACTGCCAGACCAACCAGAACATTATGCTGGGCTTGAAGATGGTCTTCACTACAGGAATGTTATTgcaaacacatttttctaa
- the LOC127874188 gene encoding uncharacterized protein LOC127874188 isoform X1 produces MAEHPCIYCNIEVTSRAHAIACDSCGRWSHRRHTEITHQQYMQLRSGEVQIEWFCNGCRNVDEPPPPLEIPVSPLRNLAQEDLRHGGNTTIPDVSFDLAQEYERPTPVVDTSLPDDLELNDEIPADDAVITYEIVESGTKRGAAKLISSDGYSYTKGVTSGERQFWRCSVRNKTVKCPASVKQYRDMFTSGVAGHVHPQDPGATKKMKIAKKVKELARERVFEPAAVIVERVMKDMVAPNDVSLPKPANLVRVVNHHRRLRPDDPKDLAFELDRNFIGEDFIVDDLVLDGARHIVFGTQRQLDLLRQAKMWYMDGTFKVVKQPFYQLHSIHTFVKKGEDEKQVPLAYALMSRRSKDDYVQVFRSLRRRLGDLSVEWIMLDFEAATWQAIREVFPDAVIRGCVFHFTQRIYRKITTEGLSTAYQQHGDKFEFFRKIMSLPYLPVEQIEPAFNRLMEVAEGVGGPVLRVCEYISRTWIHGSVWRPLNWCVFREEVRTNNDLEGWHRRINARACSANLGLYKLANLLREESETVDLHIRLVSQHLLTKIRRKKYVTIHGRLHQAWDDYEEEKLTTTELLRIISHINALGPSTAVHHMLDDDEA; encoded by the exons ATGGCTGAACATCCATGTATTTACTGCAATATTGAGGTCACTTCTCGTGCGCACGCTATTGCATGTGATTCATGTGGAAGATGGAGTCACCGTAGACACACCG aaattaccCATCAGCAGTACATGCAACTGCGCAGTGGTGAGGTACAGATAGAGTGGTTCTGTAATGGTTGCAGGAACGTCGAcgaaccaccaccaccacttgaAATCCCGGTATCGCCACTCAGAAATCTTGCACAAGAAGATCTAAGACATGGGGGTAACACTACCATACCAGATGTGTCATTCGACCTAGCCCAAGAGTACGAACGACCAACACCAGTGGTAGACACGTCTTTACCTGATGACCTTGAGCTGAACGACGAAATCCCCGCCGACGACGCCGTAATTACGTATGAGATTGTGGAGTCCGGGACTAAGCGAGGTGCGGCGAAACTGATCAGTTCGGATGGATATTCTTACACGAAGGGG GTAACGTCCGGAGAGAGACAATTCTGGCGATGCTCGGTGCGAAACAAGACAGTAAAATGTCCGGCATCCGTGAAACAGTACCGCGACATGTTCACATCGGGTGTAGCAGGACACGTTCATCCACAAGATCCTGGTGCTACAAAAAAGATGAAAATAGCTAAGAAG GTGAAGGAACTGGCGCGAGAACGTGTCTTTGAGCCAGCCGCCGTAATCGTGGAACGTGTCATGAAGGATATGGTGGCACCAAACGATGTCAGCCTACCCAAACCAGCAAATCTAGTTCGTGTTGTCAACCACCACAGACGTCTCCGTCCCGATGATCCTAAAGACTTAGCGTTTGAG cttGACAGAAACTTCATCGGAGAAGACTTCATAGTGGACGACCTTGTTCTGGACGGTGCTCGACACATCGTCTTCGGAACGCAGCGCCAGCTGGATCTACTACGACAGGCAAAGATGTGGTATATGGATGGCACCTTCAAGGTGGTAAAGCAGCCGTTTTACCAGCTACACTCTATCCACACATTTGTGAAGAAGGGGGAAGATGAGAAGCAGGTGCCACTGGCGTACGCTCTGATGTCGAGGCGAAGTAAAGATGATTACGTTCAG gttttcAGGAGTCTACGTCGCAGACTGGGGGATCTCTCTGTAGAGTGGATTATGTTAGACTTTGAAGCTG CAACTTGGCAGGCGATAAGAGAGGTTTTTCCTGATGCCGTGATACGGGGATGCGTCTTCCACTTTACACAGCGGATATACAGGAAGATCACCACAGAGGGACTGAGTACCGCGTATCAGCAACATGGTGACAAGTTCGAGTTCTTCAGGAAAATTATGTCCCTTCCTTATCTACCAGTTGAACAGATTGAACCGGCATTCAACAGGCTGATGGAGGTAGCTGAAGGAGTCGGGGGTCCCGTACTGCGGGTATGCGAGTACATTTCCCGTACATGGATCCACGGCAGTGTATGGCGACCCCTCAATTGGTGCGTGTTTAGAGAGGAGGTGCGAACGAACAACGACTTGGAAG gATGGCATAGACGCATCAACGCACGAGCGTGTTCAGCCAACCTCGGGCTTTACAAGTTGGCCAACCTTCTCAGAGAGGAATCTGAGACTGTTGATCTTCATATACGGCTGGTGAGCCAGCACCTTCTCACGAAGATCAGGCGGAAGAAGTATGTTACGATACACGGCAGACTGCATCAAGCATGGGATGACTACGAAGAAGAGAAGCTGACAACAACTGAACTTCTGAGGATCATCAGCCACATCAATGCCCTCGGACCATCCACAgcggtccaccacatgctcgacgACGACGAGGCTTGA
- the LOC127874188 gene encoding uncharacterized protein LOC127874188 isoform X4 yields the protein MAEHPCIYCNIEVTSRAHAIACDSCGRWSHRRHTEITHQQYMQLRSGEVQIEWFCNGCRNVDEPPPPLEIPVSPLRNLAQEDLRHGGNTTIPDVSFDLAQEYERPTPVVDTSLPDDLELNDEIPADDAVITYEIVESGTKRGAAKLISSDGYSYTKGVTSGERQFWRCSVRNKTVKCPASVKQYRDMFTSGVAGHVHPQDPGATKKMKIAKKVKELARERVFEPAAVIVERVMKDMVAPNDVSLPKPANLVRVVNHHRRLRPDDPKDLAFELDRNFIGEDFIVDDLVLDGARHIVFGTQRQLDLLRQAKMWYMDGTFKVVKQPFYQLHSIHTFVKKGEDEKQVPLAYALMSRRSKDDYVQVFRSLRRRLGDLSVEWIMLDFEAGWHRRINARACSANLGLYKLANLLREESETVDLHIRLVSQHLLTKIRRKKYVTIHGRLHQAWDDYEEEKLTTTELLRIISHINALGPSTAVHHMLDDDEA from the exons ATGGCTGAACATCCATGTATTTACTGCAATATTGAGGTCACTTCTCGTGCGCACGCTATTGCATGTGATTCATGTGGAAGATGGAGTCACCGTAGACACACCG aaattaccCATCAGCAGTACATGCAACTGCGCAGTGGTGAGGTACAGATAGAGTGGTTCTGTAATGGTTGCAGGAACGTCGAcgaaccaccaccaccacttgaAATCCCGGTATCGCCACTCAGAAATCTTGCACAAGAAGATCTAAGACATGGGGGTAACACTACCATACCAGATGTGTCATTCGACCTAGCCCAAGAGTACGAACGACCAACACCAGTGGTAGACACGTCTTTACCTGATGACCTTGAGCTGAACGACGAAATCCCCGCCGACGACGCCGTAATTACGTATGAGATTGTGGAGTCCGGGACTAAGCGAGGTGCGGCGAAACTGATCAGTTCGGATGGATATTCTTACACGAAGGGG GTAACGTCCGGAGAGAGACAATTCTGGCGATGCTCGGTGCGAAACAAGACAGTAAAATGTCCGGCATCCGTGAAACAGTACCGCGACATGTTCACATCGGGTGTAGCAGGACACGTTCATCCACAAGATCCTGGTGCTACAAAAAAGATGAAAATAGCTAAGAAG GTGAAGGAACTGGCGCGAGAACGTGTCTTTGAGCCAGCCGCCGTAATCGTGGAACGTGTCATGAAGGATATGGTGGCACCAAACGATGTCAGCCTACCCAAACCAGCAAATCTAGTTCGTGTTGTCAACCACCACAGACGTCTCCGTCCCGATGATCCTAAAGACTTAGCGTTTGAG cttGACAGAAACTTCATCGGAGAAGACTTCATAGTGGACGACCTTGTTCTGGACGGTGCTCGACACATCGTCTTCGGAACGCAGCGCCAGCTGGATCTACTACGACAGGCAAAGATGTGGTATATGGATGGCACCTTCAAGGTGGTAAAGCAGCCGTTTTACCAGCTACACTCTATCCACACATTTGTGAAGAAGGGGGAAGATGAGAAGCAGGTGCCACTGGCGTACGCTCTGATGTCGAGGCGAAGTAAAGATGATTACGTTCAG gttttcAGGAGTCTACGTCGCAGACTGGGGGATCTCTCTGTAGAGTGGATTATGTTAGACTTTGAAGCTG gATGGCATAGACGCATCAACGCACGAGCGTGTTCAGCCAACCTCGGGCTTTACAAGTTGGCCAACCTTCTCAGAGAGGAATCTGAGACTGTTGATCTTCATATACGGCTGGTGAGCCAGCACCTTCTCACGAAGATCAGGCGGAAGAAGTATGTTACGATACACGGCAGACTGCATCAAGCATGGGATGACTACGAAGAAGAGAAGCTGACAACAACTGAACTTCTGAGGATCATCAGCCACATCAATGCCCTCGGACCATCCACAgcggtccaccacatgctcgacgACGACGAGGCTTGA
- the LOC127874188 gene encoding uncharacterized protein LOC127874188 isoform X2 → MAEHPCIYCNIEVTSRAHAIACDSCGRWSHRRHTEITHQQYMQLRSGEVQIEWFCNGCRNVDEPPPPLEIPVSPLRNLAQEDLRHGGNTTIPDVSFDLAQEYERPTPVVDTSLPDDLELNDEIPADDAVITYEIVESGTKRGAAKLISSDGYSYTKGVKELARERVFEPAAVIVERVMKDMVAPNDVSLPKPANLVRVVNHHRRLRPDDPKDLAFELDRNFIGEDFIVDDLVLDGARHIVFGTQRQLDLLRQAKMWYMDGTFKVVKQPFYQLHSIHTFVKKGEDEKQVPLAYALMSRRSKDDYVQVFRSLRRRLGDLSVEWIMLDFEAATWQAIREVFPDAVIRGCVFHFTQRIYRKITTEGLSTAYQQHGDKFEFFRKIMSLPYLPVEQIEPAFNRLMEVAEGVGGPVLRVCEYISRTWIHGSVWRPLNWCVFREEVRTNNDLEGWHRRINARACSANLGLYKLANLLREESETVDLHIRLVSQHLLTKIRRKKYVTIHGRLHQAWDDYEEEKLTTTELLRIISHINALGPSTAVHHMLDDDEA, encoded by the exons ATGGCTGAACATCCATGTATTTACTGCAATATTGAGGTCACTTCTCGTGCGCACGCTATTGCATGTGATTCATGTGGAAGATGGAGTCACCGTAGACACACCG aaattaccCATCAGCAGTACATGCAACTGCGCAGTGGTGAGGTACAGATAGAGTGGTTCTGTAATGGTTGCAGGAACGTCGAcgaaccaccaccaccacttgaAATCCCGGTATCGCCACTCAGAAATCTTGCACAAGAAGATCTAAGACATGGGGGTAACACTACCATACCAGATGTGTCATTCGACCTAGCCCAAGAGTACGAACGACCAACACCAGTGGTAGACACGTCTTTACCTGATGACCTTGAGCTGAACGACGAAATCCCCGCCGACGACGCCGTAATTACGTATGAGATTGTGGAGTCCGGGACTAAGCGAGGTGCGGCGAAACTGATCAGTTCGGATGGATATTCTTACACGAAGGGG GTGAAGGAACTGGCGCGAGAACGTGTCTTTGAGCCAGCCGCCGTAATCGTGGAACGTGTCATGAAGGATATGGTGGCACCAAACGATGTCAGCCTACCCAAACCAGCAAATCTAGTTCGTGTTGTCAACCACCACAGACGTCTCCGTCCCGATGATCCTAAAGACTTAGCGTTTGAG cttGACAGAAACTTCATCGGAGAAGACTTCATAGTGGACGACCTTGTTCTGGACGGTGCTCGACACATCGTCTTCGGAACGCAGCGCCAGCTGGATCTACTACGACAGGCAAAGATGTGGTATATGGATGGCACCTTCAAGGTGGTAAAGCAGCCGTTTTACCAGCTACACTCTATCCACACATTTGTGAAGAAGGGGGAAGATGAGAAGCAGGTGCCACTGGCGTACGCTCTGATGTCGAGGCGAAGTAAAGATGATTACGTTCAG gttttcAGGAGTCTACGTCGCAGACTGGGGGATCTCTCTGTAGAGTGGATTATGTTAGACTTTGAAGCTG CAACTTGGCAGGCGATAAGAGAGGTTTTTCCTGATGCCGTGATACGGGGATGCGTCTTCCACTTTACACAGCGGATATACAGGAAGATCACCACAGAGGGACTGAGTACCGCGTATCAGCAACATGGTGACAAGTTCGAGTTCTTCAGGAAAATTATGTCCCTTCCTTATCTACCAGTTGAACAGATTGAACCGGCATTCAACAGGCTGATGGAGGTAGCTGAAGGAGTCGGGGGTCCCGTACTGCGGGTATGCGAGTACATTTCCCGTACATGGATCCACGGCAGTGTATGGCGACCCCTCAATTGGTGCGTGTTTAGAGAGGAGGTGCGAACGAACAACGACTTGGAAG gATGGCATAGACGCATCAACGCACGAGCGTGTTCAGCCAACCTCGGGCTTTACAAGTTGGCCAACCTTCTCAGAGAGGAATCTGAGACTGTTGATCTTCATATACGGCTGGTGAGCCAGCACCTTCTCACGAAGATCAGGCGGAAGAAGTATGTTACGATACACGGCAGACTGCATCAAGCATGGGATGACTACGAAGAAGAGAAGCTGACAACAACTGAACTTCTGAGGATCATCAGCCACATCAATGCCCTCGGACCATCCACAgcggtccaccacatgctcgacgACGACGAGGCTTGA
- the LOC127874188 gene encoding uncharacterized protein LOC127874188 isoform X3 has product MAEHPCIYCNIEVTSRAHAIACDSCGRWSHRRHTEITHQQYMQLRSGEVQIEWFCNGCRNVDEPPPPLEIPVSPLRNLAQEDLRHGGNTTIPDVSFDLAQEYERPTPVVDTSLPDDLELNDEIPADDAVITYEIVESGTKRGAAKLISSDGYSYTKGELARERVFEPAAVIVERVMKDMVAPNDVSLPKPANLVRVVNHHRRLRPDDPKDLAFELDRNFIGEDFIVDDLVLDGARHIVFGTQRQLDLLRQAKMWYMDGTFKVVKQPFYQLHSIHTFVKKGEDEKQVPLAYALMSRRSKDDYVQVFRSLRRRLGDLSVEWIMLDFEAATWQAIREVFPDAVIRGCVFHFTQRIYRKITTEGLSTAYQQHGDKFEFFRKIMSLPYLPVEQIEPAFNRLMEVAEGVGGPVLRVCEYISRTWIHGSVWRPLNWCVFREEVRTNNDLEGWHRRINARACSANLGLYKLANLLREESETVDLHIRLVSQHLLTKIRRKKYVTIHGRLHQAWDDYEEEKLTTTELLRIISHINALGPSTAVHHMLDDDEA; this is encoded by the exons ATGGCTGAACATCCATGTATTTACTGCAATATTGAGGTCACTTCTCGTGCGCACGCTATTGCATGTGATTCATGTGGAAGATGGAGTCACCGTAGACACACCG aaattaccCATCAGCAGTACATGCAACTGCGCAGTGGTGAGGTACAGATAGAGTGGTTCTGTAATGGTTGCAGGAACGTCGAcgaaccaccaccaccacttgaAATCCCGGTATCGCCACTCAGAAATCTTGCACAAGAAGATCTAAGACATGGGGGTAACACTACCATACCAGATGTGTCATTCGACCTAGCCCAAGAGTACGAACGACCAACACCAGTGGTAGACACGTCTTTACCTGATGACCTTGAGCTGAACGACGAAATCCCCGCCGACGACGCCGTAATTACGTATGAGATTGTGGAGTCCGGGACTAAGCGAGGTGCGGCGAAACTGATCAGTTCGGATGGATATTCTTACACGAAGGGG GAACTGGCGCGAGAACGTGTCTTTGAGCCAGCCGCCGTAATCGTGGAACGTGTCATGAAGGATATGGTGGCACCAAACGATGTCAGCCTACCCAAACCAGCAAATCTAGTTCGTGTTGTCAACCACCACAGACGTCTCCGTCCCGATGATCCTAAAGACTTAGCGTTTGAG cttGACAGAAACTTCATCGGAGAAGACTTCATAGTGGACGACCTTGTTCTGGACGGTGCTCGACACATCGTCTTCGGAACGCAGCGCCAGCTGGATCTACTACGACAGGCAAAGATGTGGTATATGGATGGCACCTTCAAGGTGGTAAAGCAGCCGTTTTACCAGCTACACTCTATCCACACATTTGTGAAGAAGGGGGAAGATGAGAAGCAGGTGCCACTGGCGTACGCTCTGATGTCGAGGCGAAGTAAAGATGATTACGTTCAG gttttcAGGAGTCTACGTCGCAGACTGGGGGATCTCTCTGTAGAGTGGATTATGTTAGACTTTGAAGCTG CAACTTGGCAGGCGATAAGAGAGGTTTTTCCTGATGCCGTGATACGGGGATGCGTCTTCCACTTTACACAGCGGATATACAGGAAGATCACCACAGAGGGACTGAGTACCGCGTATCAGCAACATGGTGACAAGTTCGAGTTCTTCAGGAAAATTATGTCCCTTCCTTATCTACCAGTTGAACAGATTGAACCGGCATTCAACAGGCTGATGGAGGTAGCTGAAGGAGTCGGGGGTCCCGTACTGCGGGTATGCGAGTACATTTCCCGTACATGGATCCACGGCAGTGTATGGCGACCCCTCAATTGGTGCGTGTTTAGAGAGGAGGTGCGAACGAACAACGACTTGGAAG gATGGCATAGACGCATCAACGCACGAGCGTGTTCAGCCAACCTCGGGCTTTACAAGTTGGCCAACCTTCTCAGAGAGGAATCTGAGACTGTTGATCTTCATATACGGCTGGTGAGCCAGCACCTTCTCACGAAGATCAGGCGGAAGAAGTATGTTACGATACACGGCAGACTGCATCAAGCATGGGATGACTACGAAGAAGAGAAGCTGACAACAACTGAACTTCTGAGGATCATCAGCCACATCAATGCCCTCGGACCATCCACAgcggtccaccacatgctcgacgACGACGAGGCTTGA